In Luteibaculum oceani, the genomic window ACTAATTGCAGATACATACACTCCGGTGAGTGCGTACCTTAAACTGAGAGACATTTTTCCCAATAGTTATTTATTGGAAAGTGCCGATCGTCATAGCCAGGAAAACGCCACGAGTTATATATGTTTTAATCCCATAGCAACTGTTTGGGTGGATACCGATTTGAGTTTCAACTATCAAAACTTTTTGTTGAAGCAAATAGAGAAGGTTAAAGACTTATCAAAAAAGGAGCTTATTAATAAGGTGGATACCTGTTTTGAATCCTTTGCGGTGGAGAATGCAAACGAGCTCCAATTCAAAAACGGTTTTTTCGGAATGCTCAGTTTCGAGGGCGTTTCTTTGTTCGAGGATATAGATTTTTCGCCCAGCGAGGAACAGTCTGAGCCGCTGTTGCATTACACGCTTTTTAAGAATGTCTTAGAGATAAATCACTTTTCTAACACCGCTAGAATTTATTGTTTTAGTGAGGATGATAGTCATAATCTCATTGAAATTGAGGAGCTATTATCCATAAAAACATATCCAAGCTATCGGTTGAATATCAGCGAAGAAAGAAGCTGCAATAATACCGAGTCGGCATTTAAAAATGCGGTAAGCAAAGGCAAGGAATTCTGTAAAAAGGGCGATGTTTTTCAGGTTGTATTGTCGAGAGAATTCCAAAGGGACTACCAGGGTGATGAGTTTAATCTTTATCGGGCATTGCGTGCGGTTAACCCTTCGCCCTACATGTTTTACTTCGATTTAGCTCATTTCAAATTCCTAGGAGCTTCGCCCGAGGCGCAAATAAAAAGTGAGGGTGGTAATTTGGTTATATCTCCTATTGCGGGAACGATAAAGCGTTCGGGGAATGACGATCTGGATCGCGAATTAGCCAAAAAACTAAGTGAGGATCCCAAAGAAAATGCCGAACATACTATGTTGGTTGATTTGGCAAGAAATGACCTTTCTAAAGTTGCTAACCAGGTTGAGGTAGAGAGTTATAGAGAAATTCATTACTACTCTCATGTTATCCATCTGGTAAGTAAGGTTATTGGAAAAGCAAAGGCTGGAAATAGTCCTCTTGAAATTCTCGGAGCTTCATTTCCTGCAGGAACACTTTCTGGTGCGCCTAAATATCGGGCGATGGAAATTATTCGAGATTTGGAACAAAAGCCAAGGGGATTGTATGGAGGAACTGTTGGGTTTATTGGACTTGATGGAAGTATTAACCAAGCTATTTTTATTAGATCCGCAGTGTGCAGATCGAACAAGTTAATATATAGAGCAGGGGCTGGAGTAGTGGATGCCAGTACCGAGGAGGGAGAGTTGGCCGAAGTATACCATAAAGTGGGGGCTATCGAGAAGGCTATTGATATTGCTAACCGAAATTTTAGGTAATGAAAATTTTATTACTCGACAATTACGATTCATTTACGTACAACCTAGAGCACTATTTGGTGGATTTGGGGGCTAATGTAACCGTGGTACGCAACGATAAAATTGGTCTTAAGGAAATGGATGCATTTGATGCTTTTGTTTTTTCTCCAGGGCCTGGACTACCGAAAGATGCAGGTATTTTGAAGGAGTGTATTTCTTACTATTCAAAATCCAAGCCCATGTTGGGGATCTGTTTGGGTATGCAAGCTATAGCCGAAGTTTTTGGGGGTAAACTAAACAATTTGAGCACCGTTTACCATGGGACTAGTTCCGACATAAAAATTTTGGGGCAAGATCCTATTTACAAAAACCTTCCAGAGCAGATTTCAGTAGGTAGGTACCATAGTTGGGAAGTAAAGGGAGATCTTCCTTCCGAACTAGAATTAACCTCTACAGAAGTCGATTCAGGAACTATCATGTCCTTAAAACATAGGTCTTTACCAATTTGGGGATTACAGTATCATCCCGAATCCATTTTAACTCCACAAGGAAAGCAGCTTTTGGCAAACTGGATGGAAGCTGTTGGTAACAATTAAGACTCAAGCCATGAAATTATATTTACAAAAGGTATTTCAACACCAATTTCTTACCAAGGAAGAAGCAAAAAGCGCCATGGAACACATGGCAAGCGGAGAGGCCAACGAGATCCAAATGGCTGCCTTTGTTGCAGCAATGATGATGCGTCCAATGGATATCCACGAATTAGAGGGTTTTAGGGAAGCGCTTTTGGAACTCTGCGTTCGGGTAGATTTAAACCAAGGAGACTGTATAGACTTATGTGGTACGGGGGGAGATGGGAAAAATACTTTTAACATATCCACACTTTCCTCCTTTGTTGCGGCTGGAGCTGGTATTCCTGTGACCAAACACGGAAATTATGGAGTGAGTTCGGTGTCTGGTTCCTCCAATGTTTTGGAGCATCTTGGCATAACTTTTACCGCAGATCCAAACAAATTACAAGAGCAATTGGATAAAGCTGGGATTTGCTTTTTACATGCTCCCAAATTTCACCCCGCCCTGAAAAATGTAGCAGGAGTAAGAAAAAGCCTTGGTGTTAAAACCTTCTTTAATATACTTGGACCCATGGTAAATCCAGCCTTCCCAAAGAAACAACTGGTTGGAGTATTTAATTTAGAAGTGGCCAGGAATTACCAATACATTTTCCAAAATGCGGGCAAGTCGTTTATGGTGCTGCATGCCTTAGATGGTTATGATGAGATTTCTGGGACGGGCCCAGTGAAATTTTTGGGTAACCAAAGCGAGGGAATGTTCAATCCGTCGGAACTTATTGGCCGAAATTTAGCCGAGGAGGAGTTACATGCTGGTGATTCCGTTGAGGACGCTGCAAAGATCTTTATGGATGTTTTAAATAACAGCTGTACCGAGGCCCAGAAGGCAGTAGTTGCATGTAATGCTGGTGCGGCAATAAAAACTTATTACCCTAATGTAAGTTGGGAAGATGCCTATTCGCTCTCAATGGAAAGTATAGAAAGCGGCAAGGCTATATCTAGATTCGAAAAATTAAAAGAGCTATCTCAATAATGACCGTTCTAGAAAAAATAGTTGCAGATAAGAAGGAAGCGCTTGTTGCAACAAAGCAAAGGGTTTCTCTGGCTCAATTAAAGGATGAAGCTTTTTACAACAGAAAAAGTATTGAGCCTAAAACCAACGGAAAGCCATTTATTATTACCGAATTTAAAAGAAGGTCTCCATCCAACCCAGATATTAACCTCCATGCAGATTTATCCCAAAAAGTAAGGGAGTATCAAAGTCTTGGTTGTAGTGCCATATCTGTCCTAACCGAAACCAATTATTTTGGAGGAAGTAATGCAGATTTAATAAGTGCGAGAACTAAATGTGAGGTTCCGATTCTGCGCAAGGATTTCATAGTAGACTCCTATCAAATCCACGAGTCTAAGGCTATTGGGGCGGATATGGTATTGTTAATTGCAGCAAGTTTGGAAAAACAGCAAATGGCTGATTTATTCGATCTCTCCCTTGAGCTTGGTTTAACTCCTTTGGTTGAAATCCATGAGGAAGACGAACTTTCCAAGATTCCAGAAAACACAGTTTGGTTGGGTGTAAACAGTAGAAACCTGAAAACGCTGGAAACTGATAAATCCAAGTTTCTGAAAATATATCCCCAACTACCGAGCCATACGATTAAAGTAGCCGAAAGTGCCATTA contains:
- a CDS encoding anthranilate synthase component II, encoding MKILLLDNYDSFTYNLEHYLVDLGANVTVVRNDKIGLKEMDAFDAFVFSPGPGLPKDAGILKECISYYSKSKPMLGICLGMQAIAEVFGGKLNNLSTVYHGTSSDIKILGQDPIYKNLPEQISVGRYHSWEVKGDLPSELELTSTEVDSGTIMSLKHRSLPIWGLQYHPESILTPQGKQLLANWMEAVGNN
- a CDS encoding anthranilate synthase component I family protein; translation: MKLKAFYKELIADTYTPVSAYLKLRDIFPNSYLLESADRHSQENATSYICFNPIATVWVDTDLSFNYQNFLLKQIEKVKDLSKKELINKVDTCFESFAVENANELQFKNGFFGMLSFEGVSLFEDIDFSPSEEQSEPLLHYTLFKNVLEINHFSNTARIYCFSEDDSHNLIEIEELLSIKTYPSYRLNISEERSCNNTESAFKNAVSKGKEFCKKGDVFQVVLSREFQRDYQGDEFNLYRALRAVNPSPYMFYFDLAHFKFLGASPEAQIKSEGGNLVISPIAGTIKRSGNDDLDRELAKKLSEDPKENAEHTMLVDLARNDLSKVANQVEVESYREIHYYSHVIHLVSKVIGKAKAGNSPLEILGASFPAGTLSGAPKYRAMEIIRDLEQKPRGLYGGTVGFIGLDGSINQAIFIRSAVCRSNKLIYRAGAGVVDASTEEGELAEVYHKVGAIEKAIDIANRNFR
- the trpD gene encoding anthranilate phosphoribosyltransferase — encoded protein: MKLYLQKVFQHQFLTKEEAKSAMEHMASGEANEIQMAAFVAAMMMRPMDIHELEGFREALLELCVRVDLNQGDCIDLCGTGGDGKNTFNISTLSSFVAAGAGIPVTKHGNYGVSSVSGSSNVLEHLGITFTADPNKLQEQLDKAGICFLHAPKFHPALKNVAGVRKSLGVKTFFNILGPMVNPAFPKKQLVGVFNLEVARNYQYIFQNAGKSFMVLHALDGYDEISGTGPVKFLGNQSEGMFNPSELIGRNLAEEELHAGDSVEDAAKIFMDVLNNSCTEAQKAVVACNAGAAIKTYYPNVSWEDAYSLSMESIESGKAISRFEKLKELSQ
- a CDS encoding indole-3-glycerol phosphate synthase TrpC, which codes for MTVLEKIVADKKEALVATKQRVSLAQLKDEAFYNRKSIEPKTNGKPFIITEFKRRSPSNPDINLHADLSQKVREYQSLGCSAISVLTETNYFGGSNADLISARTKCEVPILRKDFIVDSYQIHESKAIGADMVLLIAASLEKQQMADLFDLSLELGLTPLVEIHEEDELSKIPENTVWLGVNSRNLKTLETDKSKFLKIYPQLPSHTIKVAESAIKSKTEVDELFGLGYSAFLIGEAFMQGGLQ